The genomic DNA AACGCCGCCGCCATCGGTTCGCTGGCCGCCGCGCGAATCTACAAGCTGAACGTGCTGGACAAAAACATAGAAGACGGCGCAAGCGGCAAAACCCGCTTCGTGGTTATCAGCCGCACGGCCCCCAAGCGGACGGGGAAGGACAAAACCTCCATCGCCGTTGCGATCAAAAACCGGCCGGGCGAGCTGTTCCGCCTGCTGGCCCTTTTCAACAAAGCGAAGATCAACCTCACGCAGATCGCCTCGCGCCCGCTGAAAGCCGGCGCGTGGGGCTACCTCTTCTTCATCGACCTCGACGGCCACCGCGAAGACGCCGCCGTGGAGAAAACGCTGAAACAGGTGGCGAGGATGGGCGACTTCCTGAAAATACTGGGAAGCTATCCGAAAGGGAACGGATGAGTCCGCGTTTCCAAAATCTCGTTCCCCCGTACATCCAATCGCTGCTTCCCTACGAGCCGGGGAAGCCGCTGGAAGAGGTGGAGCGCGAACTGGGCATACGCAACTGCGTGAAGATGGCCAGCAACGAAAATCCGCTCGGCCCCAGCCCGAAGGCGAAGAAGGCCATCGCCGCCGCCATCAAAAAAATCCACTACTACCCGGAAGGGGACGCCTTCTACCTCCGCAAGCGGATGGTGGACGCGCTAAAGGTATATAGCGACGAACTGATATTCGGCAACGGCAGCAACGAACTGATCGAACTGCTGATCCGCTGCTTTGTACAGCCGGGCGATAACGCCGTTGTTTCCAAACACGCCTTCGTGGTCTACAAGCTCATCACGCAGGGGGCGGGGGGCGAAACGCTGGAGGCCCCGGCCACCGCGCAATACGGGCACGATTTGGGCGCGATGGCGCGGCTGGTGAACGGCAAGACGAAGCTGGTTTTCATCGCCAACCCGAACAACCCGACCGGCACCTACAACACCGAAAAAGAGCTGTGCGCCTTTTTGGAAAAAGTGCGGCACATCCCGGTGGTGATGGACGAGGCGTATTACGAATACGCCGCGGCGAAAGACTATCCGCAGACGATGGAACTGCGGAAGAAGCATCCGAACATCGTCATCCTGCGGACGTTCAGCAAGGTCTACGGCCTTGCGGGGGCGCGCATCGGCTACGGGGTGGGCGACGCGGAGTTGATACAGTACCTCAACCGGCTGCGCCAGCCGTTCAACACCAATCTCATCGCGCAGGCGGCGGCGCTGGCCGCGCTGGACGACACGGCGCATGTGACCAAAAGCCGCAAGCTGAATTTAGCCGGGCTGAAGTTTTTATACAAGGAACTGGGCAAGCGCAAAATCACCTGTCTGCCGTCGCAGGCGAATTTCATTTTGGTGAAAACCGGCGACGGCCGCGAGGTATTCCAAAAGCTGCTGC from Nitrospinota bacterium includes the following:
- a CDS encoding histidinol-phosphate transaminase is translated as MSPRFQNLVPPYIQSLLPYEPGKPLEEVERELGIRNCVKMASNENPLGPSPKAKKAIAAAIKKIHYYPEGDAFYLRKRMVDALKVYSDELIFGNGSNELIELLIRCFVQPGDNAVVSKHAFVVYKLITQGAGGETLEAPATAQYGHDLGAMARLVNGKTKLVFIANPNNPTGTYNTEKELCAFLEKVRHIPVVMDEAYYEYAAAKDYPQTMELRKKHPNIVILRTFSKVYGLAGARIGYGVGDAELIQYLNRLRQPFNTNLIAQAAALAALDDTAHVTKSRKLNLAGLKFLYKELGKRKITCLPSQANFILVKTGDGREVFQKLLREGVVVRPMDVYALPDHIRVTIDTERNNRRFLKALEKVLSR